A stretch of Chionomys nivalis chromosome 26, mChiNiv1.1, whole genome shotgun sequence DNA encodes these proteins:
- the LOC130866943 gene encoding 40S ribosomal protein S19-like: MPGVTVKEVNQPEFVRALAAFFKKSAKLKVSEWVDTVKLAKHKELAPYDKNWFYTRAASIACHLYQHGGAGVGSMTKIYGGWQRNGVRPSHFSRGSKSVVRHILQALEGLKMVEKDQDGGHKLTPEEQRDLDSIGGQVAAANKKH, from the coding sequence ATGCCTGGAGTTACTGTAAAAGAAGTTAACCAGCCGGAGTTCGTCAGAGCTCTGGCAGCCTTCTTCAAAAAGTCTGCGAAGCTGAAAGTCTCCGAATGGGTGGACACAGTCAAGCTGGCCAAACATAAAGAGCTTGCCCCCTATGATAAGAACTGGTTCTACACACGAGCTGCCTCTATAGCATGCCACCTGTACCAGCATGGTGGTGCCGGGGTTGGCTCCATGACCAAGATCTATGGAGGATGGCAGAGAAACGGTGTCAGGCCCAGCCATTTCAGCAGAGGCTCCAAGAGTGTGGTCCGCCACATTCTCCAAGCCCTGGAGGGACTGAAAATGGTGGAAAAGGACCAAGATGGTGGCCACAAACTAACACCTGAGGAACAGAGAGATCTGGACAGCATTGGTGGACAGGTGGCAGCTGCCAACAAGAAGCATTAG